From the Leptolyngbyaceae cyanobacterium genome, the window ACCGGTCACGCTCCTCTTTTGACGGCTTTGGATATCGGCGTGATGCGAGTTCGCGGTGATAAAAATTGGACGCCCATTGCTTTAATGGGTGGATTTGCGGAAGTCGAAAACGACGAAGTAACTATTTTGGTTAACGGTGCAGAACGGGCTGATTCGATCGACATCGAAAAAGCACGTACTGCTTACAACCAAGCCCAAGAGCGCTTTAATCAAGTCCAAAACAGCGAAAACCGTCAAGAAAAAATTCAGGCTACCCAAGCTCTGAAAAAGGCACGCGCCCGTTTTCAAGCAGCTGGTGGCATGGTGCAAATTTAAACGCGGGTGGCTAGCGTTCACCTTTAAAGCACTGGAGGATGCGTTCCTTCAGTGCTTTAAATTAATTTCACATTTATCAACTAAATACTAGTAGATATAAAGAATTCATGAAGTTAGATAATATATCTGTAAAAAATGCCTCTATCTTTGGTATGAAATACAATAATTAGTTAAGATTAGTCAGATTGCTTGCGTAGTCAGGGTAAATTTCCCCTAGCAAAAAATTATTATCTATCGACCTCCTACGGAAACGTGGTGAGGATAGATAAAATTGCGTTAATTTAGAACAGAGTTATCTTAGTGGCCTACTTGTAGATACGGATAATATTAAAGCAAATAATTTCCAATATGGTTGATTTTACGGTTGCGATTCCTACTTATAACGGAGCAGCTAGATTAGCAGCAGTTTTACGACGACTGCAAAAACAGGTAAATACGGAAGGCTTTTCCTGGGAAATTATCGTGGTTGACAACAACAGCCAAGATAATACTGCTAAACTGGTGCGAGAATATCAAGAAATTTGGTCGTCAGCTTATCCGTTAAAATATGTATGCGAGCTTAATCAAGGAGCGGCATTCGCGAGAAATAGAGCAGTAAAAGAAGCTAGAGGTAAGTTTGTTGGTTTTTTAGATGATGATAATTTGCCAGAGTCTGACTGGGTAGAAACTGCTTACGAATTCGGTAAAGCACATCCGAAGGCAGGAGCTTACGGTAGCCAAGTAAAAGGTAAATTTGAAGTAGAACCGCCGCCAAATTTTGCAAAAATTGCTGGTTTTTTTGGCATTACAAATCGAGAAAATACTCCGCATCGCTACGAACCGCGTCAAAAGATGCTCCCAGCCGGAGCGGGTTTAGTTGTTCGCAAACAAGCTTGGTTGGAAAACGTTCCTAACCGCTTGGTTCTCAATCATAAAGGAAAAGAAGAAGGATTGGCTAGCGAAGATTTAGAGGCTTTATTGTATATTCAAAAAGCAGGTTGGGAAATTTGGTATAACCCTCAAATGCTGATTTATCATGAGATTCCTAGCTGGCGGTTGTCAAAAGATTATCTGAAGTCGGTAGGTCGTTGCGTTGGTTTGAGCCGCCATCATTTGCGGATGGTAAGATTAAAAGATTGGCAAAAACCCCTGTTAATTCCTGTTTACTTTTTAAATGATTTGCGGCGATTAATAATATATTGGTTGAAAAATCACCGTGCAGTTAAAAAAGATGCGATCGCAGCTTGCGAACTCGAACTATTGCGGTGCAGTTTGATTAGTCCTTTATTTCTTTGGAAAAAGCGATATTTAGAGTCTAAACATACAGGTAAAGTCAGTCAAAAAAAGCTAGTTGAATTGCCATTGGAAAAGCAGCCATTATCTAGCAAATCAAGATAACTTAAAAAGAAGCCTATGGACTTTACCGTAGCCATCCCAACTTACAATGGAGCCAGCCGTTTACCCCTGGTTCTAGAACGACTGCGCCAACAGGTGAATACCGAACATTTCGCCTGGGAAATCGTTGTTGTTGATAATAATAGTAAAGATAATACACCGGGAGTTGTAGAAGAATATCAAGCAAATTGGCCAGAAAAAGTCCCTTTGAGATATTGTTTAGAAACCGAACAAGGAGCGGCTTTTGCTAGATTGCGTGCAGTTAGAGAAGCAAAAGGCGAATTAATTGGTTTTTTGGATGATGATAATTTACCGGATAGTAACTGGGTGGTGGCTGCTTACTCCTTTGGCAAAGAACATCCCAAAGCGGGAGCTTTTGGCGGTCAAATTCACGGCGAATATGAA encodes:
- the atpC gene encoding ATP synthase F1 subunit epsilon, with protein sequence MTLKVRVIAPDKTVWDSTAQELILPSTTGQLGILTGHAPLLTALDIGVMRVRGDKNWTPIALMGGFAEVENDEVTILVNGAERADSIDIEKARTAYNQAQERFNQVQNSENRQEKIQATQALKKARARFQAAGGMVQI
- the hpsE gene encoding hormogonium polysaccharide biosynthesis glycosyltransferase HpsE: MVDFTVAIPTYNGAARLAAVLRRLQKQVNTEGFSWEIIVVDNNSQDNTAKLVREYQEIWSSAYPLKYVCELNQGAAFARNRAVKEARGKFVGFLDDDNLPESDWVETAYEFGKAHPKAGAYGSQVKGKFEVEPPPNFAKIAGFFGITNRENTPHRYEPRQKMLPAGAGLVVRKQAWLENVPNRLVLNHKGKEEGLASEDLEALLYIQKAGWEIWYNPQMLIYHEIPSWRLSKDYLKSVGRCVGLSRHHLRMVRLKDWQKPLLIPVYFLNDLRRLIIYWLKNHRAVKKDAIAACELELLRCSLISPLFLWKKRYLESKHTGKVSQKKLVELPLEKQPLSSKSR